Part of the Thamnophis elegans isolate rThaEle1 chromosome 10, rThaEle1.pri, whole genome shotgun sequence genome, AAGTGGGGCCAGAAAGGAGGTTGAAATAGCAgctgtttgccccccccccccgtccctctCCACCTCGGCGTCAAGGAAGGGACCCGAGCTGTCACAGGTAGAAGCGCCTGGGCTTCGAAGCAGAGCCAGAGAAGGGGGTGAGTAAACATGTCTGGCGCCTGCCAGCGTGAGGTAGAGCAGGGGTACCCAatccccgggggagggggggttgtggaCCAGTACCGGGCCATGGGCCGTTCGTTAGCGGGCTGCGGAAGTGGCTGACAAGCTCCGTTAGGACGAGCGGCAGGTGTGCGCGCGTCCTGTTTCGCTCACAGGGAGCTGTGCATTCGCTCGCCCGACGCTCGcgtggaaccatcccctctccccccaccccccgcctgcCGGTCTGCCAAGCTGGAAAGTTTGGGGGGCCCTGAGGTAGAGAGTTGACTTCGGAGATCAAGGCCCAagagacggaggaggaggaggaagaggaggaggaagaggaggaggaagaggagggggggaggaggaggaggaggaagaggaggagggggggaggaggaagaggaggaagaggaggaggaggaggaggaggaggaagaggaggaggaggaggaagaggaggggggaggaggaggaggaggaagaggaggaagaggaggaggaagaggaggaggaggagaaggaggaagaggagaaggcggaggaagaggaggatgaggaagaagagaaggaggaagaggaggaggaagaggaagaggaggaggaggagggggggggaagggaggggtgttGTGCTCCCTTGGGCCGTTGGCTGGAAAACCCAACCTCCCTTTGCCATCCGGGGACGTGCACTGCTGCCGGTGCCAAGGGGCACCAACCCGACGGGAAGGACCCCAAAGTTAGCCACCTCCTTATTCAGCGCCtgacacccaccccccaaaatataGGGCCCCCCCAAGTCCTTATGCAAAGCTCCGCGGTGAGAACGTTGGCAGTGTCCACTGGTGCAGAAGCTGGTGGAAGGAGGGGCTGGTGGGGGAAAGGGGGCAGGTAGACCGGGGAGGCCCGGGACCCCATCCCTCCAGAGTCactgagccccccccccgccaggcagcctaccccccccccctgcagcagCTCTGGCCATTAGTGGCGACTGGAGACCAGCCCTTTGACCTTGGAGAGCTTCTTGGTGGGCTGCCTCTGCTCTGGGTGAGGACACTCCCGTTCGACCAGCTGCTGGTCCATCTCCTgggcagaagaggaggaagaggcggtGGTCTTCAAGGTCTTCTTGATGTTCAGGACCTGGAAGGAAAGCAAAGGCagggaagggttaataccactttataaggccacacttggaatctggcatccagttttggtcgccacgatgtagaaaagatgtggagactctagaaagagtgcagagaagagcaagaaagaggattaggggactggaggataaaacatatgaagaacggttgcaggaactgggtaggtctagtttaatgaaaagaaggaccaggggagacaggatagcagccttccaagatctcaggggctgccacaaagaagagggagtcaagctattccccaaggcacctgagggcagaacaagaagcaatgggtggaaactaatcaaggagagaagccacttagaactgaggagacattttctgacagtgagaacaattaatcagtggaacagaagttgcctccagaagttgtgaatgctccaacactggaagtttttaagaagatgttggatagccatttgtctggaatggtatagggtttcctgcctaagcagtgggttggactagaagacctccaaggtcccttccaactctgctattctaatcTAAGAGGGGGGGAGCCATCCACGTTTCTCTGACCTCCAGGCCACTCCATCGTCTTCGACACGAGGGACAGAGAGCAGGGGAGTGCCCTTCTCTTCACTTtaagacggaggaggaggaggaggaggaggaggaggaggaggcaagaaATTTCAGCTCAGCCTGATTCtctgtaggtagtcctcgacttatgtctGGCCTCTTAGCAACTGTTCGAAGTTATAGGTCAGTGAGGGTGAAAAGGGAGCCACGGGCAGGCGAGCGGCCCAAGGGGCCCAGAAGGGAGCGCTTTGCGCGGGCATGCTTGCCTGGGctgcaacccggaagaggagctgcccagggtgcACACATgccctggaaaatgaacttccggtttccggcatgccgaggtggctcagtgggtagagtgcagcactgcaggctacttcagctgactgcagttctgcagttcggttgttcaaatctcagcggctcagggttgactcagccttccatccttccgaggtgggtaaaatgaggacccagactgtgggggcaatatgctgactctgtaaaccgcttagagagggctgaaagccctaggaagcggtatataagtctaactattgctattgctatatgcgtGCCGGCTACAAAGCCTTCCGGTtactgctgtgcatgcgtgcgcattaatcagctggccagcagacaTGCTCATCCCTTGAAAACAAAAGTCAGTTCTTCCGTTTCCGGCACTGCCATATGCACAAGGACCACCGATTGTTGCGTGCGCATGCGCgagagaaacccagaagagggaCGGGCGACGCCGTGCGTGCCACTTTggccatgcatgccataggtttgccgtcATGGttctaggtagtccttgacttatggcggGCCTCTTAATAACGGTTTGACGTTATTAAGAGGCCCGCACTTCTCCACTTCCGGCCGCAGTCGAACCCCCACATTTCTCTCGCTAAGCGAGACAGCCGCCAAGTGAGATTCGCCCCATTTTACGtccttttcttgccacatctaTGAAGCGAACCACTGCAGCTGGTTAAGGTAGTTAACACGGTCGcaaagtgaatcgggcttcccccatTGGGTCTGCTCGTCGGAAGGTCGCAGAAGCGGATCACGTGaacaccccccccgccccccgccccagacactgcaaccgtcacaagtacttgccagttgccaagcatttgaattccGATGGCCTGACCACAGGGAGGATGCCAACGGTGGTAGGTGTAAAAATCTGGTAAAAAGGTCGtgagttttttcagtgccgttgtaacttcggtcattaaacaaactgttgtaagtcgaggactacctacggGGATACCAAGTATGGAACTAATAGGAAAATATGTGAATGtgtacctataactgtatgtaagagaataaatgacagtaggaatataaagcacaatataggtaaacaatatttggttataaatagctaagtataaacaaatatagaattgtacataaaaatggataacgaataaggagaccatgaatgcaagatagaaatgtatagaagggaaaacactaactgcaaagaaactgatacggaactgctgtatgatatacgatggaacttattgttcctatgttgttttaagtcatgtgtctgtttctgttgatgtgtttatgtgtttaaaataaaaatctattttttaaaaaaaggaaaataaaccaACCAAAAAACACAGCAGAGGCAAGCAGAAGCACAAGAGTCGGGACACAGGAGGAGGggagtccatccatccatcagcttttgatgtttgggggggggttcaggaaagtaaaaaaatgaataaaaaataaaccacacTGCTCGTCTCGAGTCTAGTATATGGGCACAGCGCCACCTTCTGGGACATGGCACTCAAACCCTTATTTATGGAAAGAAGGCGAAAGGCACACGGTCTTTTACTGACTCCTTCCGAAGTGGAACTATTActagaaataaaatgttaatagagaaaattatttgtatgaaaatagaaagttgggattgctgaattctgggagctgaagtcctccaggcagaaagttgccatggttggagaccccctgctctaAATAAATAGCTCCAGGAAGGTCAGGAGAACAGCTGGGCTAGGAGTGGAGGAAATGAAAGGCAGGcttaagaaatagcaatagcaatagcagttagacttatatacctcttcatagggctttcagccctctctaagcggtttacagagtcagcatattgcccccaaccacaatccggatcctcatttcacccacctcggaaggatggaaggctgagtcaaccctgagccggtgagatttgaacagccgaactgcagaactgcagtcagctgaagtagcctgcagtgctgcattaaaccactgcgccacctcggcaggggGCAGGATGAAATTGGGCATGATTTCAGCCGATTCGGCCTTCTGTGGCCAGGAAGAAGCCCACAGAAGCGATGAGCTGAATTTTCAAAGTAcacgtagtcctcaatttacgtccACAATGGGACCCAAAATGACTGTTCCTACgtgagagagttgttaagtgaattctgccctaCTGAATGACCTTTCTTCCCACTGGGGGTGAAGTGGATCCCCGCAGTTACATCAGTAaccttgttgttaagtgaatcacctggcgtccccatggactttgcttgtcagaaggtggcaagaGGGGGAATCCCGTGACCGTCGtaagtgtgagtcagttgccaagcatctgaattttgatcaggtggcaTAAGGGGTGGCAGCAAGGGTTGTGTGGAAAaggccacaagtcacttttttcttccAGGGCCGTTTTAattctgaacggtcactaaatggaactgctataaatcgaggactgcctgtgtttACAATGTCATTTGCGTTGCCTGTCATATCCAAGAGAACTGCCTCTCTCGGGTACGACACACCAGCAATATCAagttaggcattttctgaatttctGACATGCTGAGCTCAAAATGCCGGCTTATTCTTGGGCTTCCAAGAGAGGATGTGAAGGAAGTGAGGTAAGGGTGGGGGGCGAGGGGCAGTTGAAAAAAAGTGTGACAATTTCAAAAATGGGGTTTGGGGTTTGCTTTCCTGATGAGAACCATCCTCCACCTCGCaacagcacttatatactgcttcacagagcttcacagccctctctaagcggtttacagagtaggCGGCTTCACTGCCTCCTCATTTTATCAagctcagaaggacggaaggcatTGTGAGTCAGTTGTGAACTTGGTGAGAGTCGAACTTcctagctgtgggcagagttagcctgcaacactgctttCTAAACACTGTTTCACCacgacggacggacggacggaaggaaggggagagggagggagggaggaaggaagggtagtAGTACTTAGAaatataccgcttcctagtgcttttcagccctctccaagaggtttagagtcagcctcttcACCCTAACAATCTGGACCCCCATTTTATTGagctcagaaggacagaaggcggAGTCAATTGTGAGCCTAGTGAGAGTCGAACTTcctagctgtgggcagagttagcctgcaacactgctttCTAAACACTGTTTCaccacggaaggaaggaaggaaggaaggaaggaaggaaggaaggaaggaaggaaggaaggaaggaaggaaggaaggaaggggggagggaggaaggaagggcagtagtacttaagacttatatactgcttcctagtgcttttacagtcctctttaagcagtttacagagtcagcctcttcaccccaacaatctggaccctcattttattgagctcagaaggacggaaggcggAGTCAATTGTGAGCCTGGTGAGTCGAACTTcctagctgtgggcagagttagcctgcaacactgctttCTAAACACAGTTTCaccacggaaggaaggaaggaaggaaggaaggaaggaaggaaggaaggaaggggagagggagggagggagggagggagggagggagggagggaggaaggaagggtagtagtacttagacatataccccttcctagtgcttttcagccctctccaaggggtttacagagtcagcctcttcaccccaacaatctggaccctcattttattgagctcagaaggacagaaggcggAGTTAATtgtgagcctggtgagagtcgaacttcctagctgtgggcagagttagcctgcaacactgctttCTAAACACTGTTTCACCatggacagaaggaaggagggagggagggagggagagagggagggagggagagagggagggatggaaagcaatagcacttagacttatataccgcttcctagtgcttttacagtcctctctaagcggtttacagagccagcctcttgtcccccaacaatccgggtcctcattttattgacctcaaaaGGATAGACGGCCGAGTCCAACCTTGAACTCCAGGATTGaattccagactgtgggcagagctTGCCTGCAATACCGCCTTCTGACCACTGCGCCGCCAGGGCCGGCATAAGACACTTACCTCCGTCTCCACCTGTTGTTGAGTTCGGTTGTGGTTCTCCTTGTACTGGTTGGCTCTAAGTACCTGCTGCTCAATTCCTAACAGGACGGCTTCACACCCGTCGCACCTGCCAACACAAAACTTCCACCATCACggatgggaggagggggggagaagggaggagaggaaaagcgACCATGTTGCCTAAATTAGGGAGAGGGGCgatacccccaccccccaccacaACCTGTCgggccagagggagggagggagggagggaggttgaaCAGCTCACCACTCATGGAGGGTTTTAATGATGTTGCTGATGTCCTTCCTTTGAATGTCTCGCCCGATGCAGAAATCCACTTCCAGCACTTGATTCCGTTGATCCAGTTTGCCTTGGATGATGTCCGTGTAAACGGCTTCGATGATCAGGTCTTCCAGCTCCCGGAGGTTCCGCATCTCCAGGTCTTTCAGCAGCACCGAATATGGGAtgcactggggagggggggggaggaatagccGGAAGTGAAGCGTAGCAAAAGCCCTGAGGCTTATACAGTCACggcggttcatttagtgactgttcaaagttgcaactgcACTGGAAAAAAGGGGGCTTGTAGATCTCGCGCTCGTCTGTTATAATTTTAAACCACAAACGCCTTTGCTATGATCCAGGCAAACACTCCCTCCCAAAAGGCACGGCTGGGTTCCTAATGCTTTCCTGCCATGGACATCTTTTCCAAAAACTGCATTTAAATGCAGAAAACAACATCCATGCTTAGGTTTTAAAAGGAATCCGGGTTTTTatggaaatatttaaatatggatTTTGTGTCTTTATGGTTTTATGTATAATGGCCAATTGCCTtatgaaggagaaagaaagagacagaaagagagagaaagggaggaaggcaggaaggaaggatagaatagatttagaataacaagagttggaagggaccttgaaggtcttctactccagcccccttcctaggcaggaaactctatatcgttccagacaaatgtttatccaacatcatcttcactccagtgttggggcattcacaacttctggaggcaagttgttccactggttaattgttctgtcaggaaatttctcctcagttctaagttgcttctctccttgattagtttccacccattgcttcttgttctaccctcaggtgctttggagaatagcttgactccctcttctttgtggcaacccctgagatattggaagactgctatcatgtctcccctggaccttcttttcattaaactaagacatacccagttcctgcaactgttcttcatatcttttagtctccaggtctttgagcatcttagttgctcttctctgaactttttccaaggtctcaacatcttttttacatcgtagagatgaccaaaactgaatgcagtattccaagtgtggccttaccaaggcattataaagaatACCAAGGATAGATAGagacaaatgagagagagagggagggagggaaggagggagggagagaaagagaaagaaagaaagaaggaaggaaggaaggagggagggaaggaaggaaggaaagaaagaaagaaagaaagaaagaaagaaagaaagaaagaaagaaagaaagaaagaaagaaagaaagtaagtctGTCTAACAGGCCCATGCCCAAAGGCTAAATAGAAGGGCAATACTTCAGGCACCAAAGTTCCAATTTGGCCAATTTGTTGATTTCCTTACTGAAGTCCCGAGTGGGCATCTACTCTCTAGCTTTCAGTAGAACAGAGCAGAGCCATCGTGGTGACCTCTGCATGGATGTCTGCCGCTGGCTCCGCCTGCAGAAAATAACTGGtttttgtttctgctttttttaaaaattgagagcTTTTCTACTTTACCTTCATTCTGGAAGCTAAGCTGACAATCGTCAAATGCTTCAACTTGTTCTTCTGGGGCCCCGTCAAAGCTGGCAGGTTACTCTGGTTCGCTGTCCAAGAAATCAAATTTCAACAACTCCCTCAGATTACGGATgaaactgaaatgtatgttaGGGGTCAAAAAGTCCTTGCGTTTCCCCTTAACACCCCGGCAAATGTCAAAGACTGCCAACCCGAGGCCGTTTTGGAAGAGAGGGGGCACTGTTTGGGGGGGTCATAATCATCaacaggaagagaaggaagggcaaaGGGAGGGGACTTGAAGGGGCTTTAAGATGCAAGTACAGGCTGTCCTCATTTAACGATGGTGAAATGTGGAATTTCCACCACTAAGCGATGCATTCCTACAAACCACAATATTCTTAAAAGTGATGGAAATCCTGGGAGTCCTGACTGCCATTGTGAAGCAAATCACTGTGCGTTGCTAAGTGAGGACAAGGCAACCATCTGAATCAGAATTgagatggaagagaccttggaggtcttccaatccagccccctgctcaagcgggagatcctatcccatttcagaatcAGAAAACAGCTGTAagccggtttgtccgtagggccatttttcgtcctccggagccttcagcgaagcctccggaaggcccctgaaggctccagagggctaaaactggccctacaagaaAAAACGGAAgtctgtttctgaacttctggttagcCCATAGGACTGTTTTTTTgcaccccggaggcttcagggagattCCTGAACCCTCCGGAAGGGCtccggggtgggggaggctgttatCGCCcaccccaagctcctataaagcctctggagcctgtggagagcaaaaaatggcctcgaaaaaaggctgaaatcagccggccagtgcatgcatgcgtgctggctGGCTgacaatgcctcgcgtgccccgaaaaatggctccgtgtgccataggttcgccatcccggccctaTACCGTTTCGGATTATTGTATTATTACTCTGTCCCTTTCCTTCATTGTACACAACCAGTAAAGCCACTCGGGACAACAGATTAAGCCTAGCAGAGTGAAATCGACAGACATATTGTGTGATCTTCCTTTAATCAACCATATCCGGATTATTTTGAGAAATAAATTTTCTGGCAAAGCTTAGAAACGCAGCATTTATTGTTGTGTGTCACCCGCATTTGGCTTTAATGAGAAGAgcagttatacaggtagtcctcaacttacgcctgcaattgagcccaaaatctacgTTGCTAaagtgagaatttgttaagtgagctttctcccattttacaacctggcttgccaacagttgttaagcaaatcactgcagtcgaTAAGTTAGTCacttggttgttaagcgaatctggcttccccactgactttgcttgtcagaagatgtcgatcaatcagaatagagctggggggggaccttggaggtcacctagtccaaccccctccgctcaagcaggaaaccctacaccatttctgacaaatggcagttcaatctcttcttgaaagtctcaagtgagaccccgggacgctgcaacggtcaaccagttgccaagcatctgaattttgatcacgtgaccctgggaatgctgcaaccgtcgttaagtgtgaaaaatggtcctaggtcacttttttcagtgtcgttgtaactttgaacggtcactaaaggaactgttgtaagtcgaggactgcctgtataaatTTTATCattagagagacagacagatattgcTACTAAGCAATTTCGTTGTatatattttgtacaatgacaataaaggagatatgtgtgtgtatgtatatatatatatgtatatatatttgtatgtgtgtgtgtatatatatatatatatatatatatatatatatatatatatatatacgtatatatatatttttgtgtgtttgtgtgtgtatgtatgtgtatatatatatatatatatatatatatatatatatgtatgtatgtatgtatgtatgtatgtatgtatgtatggtgtcacaacccctggtatgcccaaatatgggaggaagcatactgcttcctttctctgtctatcggctcatcacaagagaccatcagaACAGAAAGTCTCCctttaattatttatcagcacaaatgcaacacacacacacacacacacacacgaatatatatatatatatatatatatatatatatatatatatatatatatatatatatatatatatatatatatatatataaataaataactcctggtatacccaaatatgggagggagcatactgcttcccttttctgtctattagctcaccctaggagccatccaggcagaaagtcattttttttgttgcctttgttacttttgttatttatcaacacaaatgccacacacacacacacacacaaacatacatatatcaGAGTATAATACACACCAGAGtacaagacacaccaagattttgaagaggcaaattaaaaaaaaagtttttgcactctgcagacctccccaaaacattgTTTTGTCAaataaaagggcatgcatagcatttaggaggcttgtagagtgctcctggggccccccaaaaaaacgagcaaaaaagggaTATTTTTCATCCAAAAAAgagcatacatagcctttaggagacttatagagtgctcctgggggctgggggagcaaaagtgaggggaaaaaaggcccatttttcacccatttctgccttcctcagccccc contains:
- the COPS7B gene encoding COP9 signalosome complex subunit 7b; the encoded protein is MAGEQKPACNLLEQFILLARGTSGSALIALINQVLEAPGIYVFGELLELTNVREIAEGPNAAYFQLLNLFAYGTYPDYVANQSNLPALTGPQKNKLKHLTIVSLASRMKCIPYSVLLKDLEMRNLRELEDLIIEAVYTDIIQGKLDQRNQVLEVDFCIGRDIQRKDISNIIKTLHEWCDGCEAVLLGIEQQVLRANQYKENHNRTQQQVETEVLNIKKTLKTTASSSSSAQEMDQQLVERECPHPEQRQPTKKLSKVKGLVSSRH